In Thermocrinis minervae, a single genomic region encodes these proteins:
- a CDS encoding NuoI/complex I 23 kDa subunit family protein, with the protein MAIKKVNRKDFLSLLETVFFVDFIKGLSVTLRNLLRSPITTNYPVEKLTPPKRYRGAHGHFVWDGTEPPSLQAIEKFMSYEKGKSRCVACYMCQTACPMPSLFRIEAVQMPDGRKKVVRFDMNLLNCLFCGLCVDACPVGCLTMTDLYELACYSRRDAVLHKDDLDRNAIDWKKRRGDEPDRIWIDDKHREKLWGKIEWSG; encoded by the coding sequence ATGGCTATAAAGAAGGTAAACAGAAAGGACTTTCTAAGCTTGTTGGAGACGGTCTTTTTCGTGGATTTTATAAAGGGCCTTTCGGTAACCCTTAGGAATCTCCTGAGAAGTCCTATAACCACCAACTACCCTGTAGAGAAGCTCACACCTCCAAAGCGTTACAGAGGGGCACATGGACATTTTGTATGGGATGGTACAGAACCTCCCTCCCTACAGGCCATAGAAAAGTTCATGTCCTATGAGAAAGGGAAGAGTAGATGCGTGGCCTGCTATATGTGTCAGACGGCCTGTCCCATGCCTTCTCTGTTCAGGATAGAGGCTGTACAGATGCCAGACGGCAGGAAGAAGGTGGTGAGGTTTGACATGAACCTTTTGAACTGTCTTTTCTGTGGTCTGTGCGTTGACGCTTGTCCTGTTGGATGTCTTACCATGACAGACCTCTATGAACTTGCCTGCTACTCGAGAAGAGATGCCGTACTTCATAAGGATGACCTTGACAGGAATGCCATAGACTGGAAAAAGAGAAGAGGAGATGAACCTGACAGGATATGGATAGACGACAAGCACAGGGAAAAGCTTTGGGGTAAGATAGAATGGAGTGGTTGA